The DNA region ACAAggtttacttttacttttttagaGCCGAGCCAATAATTATTTCATGAGAACAATATTTCTATATAATGGTCTTTCAAGTAGTAAAGTAATTCTTAATATTTCTGTGAATGCTGAGTAAATATAAGCAAAGTTTCTTATGCGTTTTTTCCCCTTCCACTATGACAAACAGGTGTACTATGTCTATGGCTTCATGCTACTGGTTTTTCTGATTCTTACCATTGTTACTGTTTGTGTGACAATTGTGGGGacatactttttgttaaatgcTGAGAACTACCACTGGCAATggacttctttcttttcagctgcCTCAACAGCTGTTTACGTGTATTTGTACTCAGTATACTACTACTATGTGAAGACGAAGATGTCAGGCTTCTTCCAAACCAGCTTCTATTTTGGATACACTTTGATGTTTTGTCTTGGGCTGGGAATTCTGTGTGGTAAGTCTTCAGTTTAATTGTAATCTCTGTTTGGATTGTGTGTTCACTCTGCAGAATTGGGATACCTTGTCCTTAGTCAATTGCCAAATAcctcttttttatattaatattaatgctAGAGTAGAGTGTTCTTAATCTTATCATATGGATTAAATTTTTCTCCAAATGTGCAGGAGCTGTGGGTTATCTTGGTTCGAATTTGTTTGTGAGGAGGATCTACAGAAACATCAAGTGTGACTAAGGCTTTTGTAGGAGTCTGAGACCAGAGCACTTCCATATGTTTGTTGCTGGAGACAATAAATTTCTTAGAGGAAGCCTCTGGTCATGTGTGGGGACCAAACAATGTTTGCAGGTAGTAAGTATCACAGGGTTGAGGATGGATGGGGATGCATTTTTTCTCTATGTCTAGGGGATGTATTCTTTTCTCTATACTAGGGAGGCCCTGAGGTTTTTTCCCTGACTGTTTGAAAGCCTAGATTAGAATGCAGGGATTGATCTTTATAATTTAGATAGTTAGCAAAATATCAGACtcgttgctttttttttttttttttttttttttttatataaataggtGCCCTATTGACGGACTGATGTCTGATTCCCCTACACGGTTTAGCTATTGTACGTAGAGGGGATGAAGTCTCGGAAATGAATTTTGTGCTTCTGAATTTTGTATCAAATCTGAATATCCTCTCTTAACTACTTCCTGCACATCTCTCCCTCTTTGAGTTTTAAATCATTGATGTGCTTTCTTTTTGCTCTTCATTTTCGCCTTATAACGTTTTAGGCTGATGCATAGTCGGTTTCTTAACCCGTGctgtttagtattttttattttttatttttacttctgGAGGTTTTCGTAGAAAACATGGGATGTAAAATGCAGCACTGCAAGGATAAAACAcgaacatttaaaaaattaattttgaaatgaatAATTTGTGTTTAGATGTTTTATCTAACACAAGTTATTTGAAGTTGttttaacttcaaattaatttttgacttaaaatcaatttcttGATACAAAATCATGTgaatatttacttaaaattagattagttttttttagtttgatttaaGCAGACTCAATGATTTGGTTGTATTGTAGTCTTCGATGGTCAAGTGTTAAGCAATATAGTTACATTGGAATTTGGTAAGactaaaattcaatatattttttttttcacaattacTTATGTGCttggaaaattttcacaatgCAATTTCACAAGTCGCAAACTAGTAGTTAAGTCGTAATAGCATTGCAAGTATCGGAAGCTGGATTTTGTGGTTGATTCCTTCTGGCGTAATATTCAATGTCATAGTATCATTAAATGTGATAGAGAATAttcctaatatttctcataaaGCCATTTAAATAAAGCATAACATGTTATTGTGGGGTGAGGATAGTGGCAGCTACCATGGTGAACAATCTGTGGTGATAATAGACATAGATAGATTGAGGCATAAAACATTGGTACGCGACAGATAGGGTGACTCACGTTGGTGTTGGTTGTAAGCACATCACTAGCATACACACTATTTCCTTTCCACACAAGCTGTGTTATTGTTATCTATCTATCAATCACAAGAACAAACAGCATTAGCAATGGCGACCACAGCGGCGTTGTGTGGCACTATGTTGAACACCTCCTTCCTGAGGAGGCAGGCTTCAGTGAACATCACAAGCCTCAAGGCTAACGCTAACACTGTGTTTGGTGTAAAGGGAGGACGTGGAGGCGTGTGACTGCCATGGCAAGTTACAAGGTGAAGCTGATAACCCCAGAGGGAGAGCAAGAATTTGAATGCCCAGATGATGTATGCATTCTTGACCAGGCAGAGGAGAAAGGCCTTGAGCTTCCCTACTCATGCAGGGCTGGTTCTTGTTCTGTCTGTGCTGGCAAAGTGGAACAGTCAGATGGTAACTTCCTTGATGATGATCAAATTGTTGCAGGATTTGTTCTCACCCGTGTTGCTTACCCTACCTCAGACGTTGTCGTTGAGACTCACTGGGAGGAGGAGCTCACTGCTTAAGGGCCTGTTAGTTTGGATACAAGACTATAAGTGTTTATGAGAGCTTCTCTacttatttgagaaaaatagaGCTTTTTTCCTACAGAGAACTTCTCAAAAGTACTTTTCGTCTTAGATCCAAACAGACTCTTAAAATCTGACCACTACAGTGCGTGAGACCTAAAATAAACTTTGAGCTAGAGGAACTTCCATCTTTACTTTAAATGAGAACATATGTGTTGTTGCCTTTTTACTTTGTAAAATCTAGTAACACATGAATTTTTGTTGGTGAGTCTAAACACTTTAAATGAGAACTTCCATCTTTACTTTGAATGAGAACATATGCTTGATGAGCTTCAGTAGCCTTATCTTTGGACTGGCTCTGCCACTTTCTTCCTTAATTTCCCCCATCATGTCTGTTGCGTTTATCATGAAACTTATTATGCATTTATTAATTACTTCCACCTGTACCTGTAGTAGCAAACTGAACTTCATTGTTGTGTTGTAACTATATTAATCTTTTCCCTACTGTTTTTGCACAGAGTGGTTCAATAACAACTGATTTTCCTTGTTATATATATGCAATCAAATTTTTTGTGCTTTGTGCatggattttctttcttttgtggcATACCCTGCCACTGTCAATGATGCTAACTTGCATCTTACCCACGTTCTCaacattttaatgattttatgaCTGATAATGGCTTCTTACCAGTGTTCGTAACTTCTACAAGCCAATGGTACGTGGCTTCTCATTCGAGTTCttaaatctctttttttttacagacaaaatgttagttgttaaatTATTAGTGAGAGAGATTCGAACCCACTACCTCTTCCTTCCCTCTTccctcttcttccttttcccttcAACCACCAAGTCAACCTTATACAAAATGGTGTCAATGCGGAGGATTAGAGTTTCAAAATTGTAAGGCCAAATTTTTTTAACCTTCATATCActtaaaagagagagagatgataTATCTAATTGTATCCGCGGTACAATGCAGCTTCTTCATTCTTGACTACTTATGTGTCTATGCTTGAGAACATTTAAGAATGATTTGTACATCTATGCTCTATGAAGTTCCAACTAGTTCTGAAGTAATATGAAACATTAATTGATCATGTTTTCTGAAACAAATCAAGAAGAGTGATAGCTTTTGCTTCCTCTCCTCTGTTGTGGGATGGTTGTGGGGGATTAGTATATACAGATTCTGACGACAAATACTCAGCCACCttggttgaatttttttctGGGTTGTTAGAAGAAGTCTCAAAGTTCAGCTGGTCTACTGAAGTCACTGTTATCTGATTCAAAGACTCTAAGGACGAGCTTCGAGTTAGAGTGCCGGATACTACTGTTATTTCGTCCCTCTCATCAATTGTTGATTCGAGGGAACACACTGATCTTGCGGTGTGTGAATGCAACGAATCATGCTTAGACTTGTGTTTTACTCTTTTACACCAACTATGCAGGGACTCTCTAACACTCTCCGTTACTAAGGCCTTCTTACATCGAGAACCCATCTGCAGTGAGTCATCAAATCAAAATGGGATCAAATAAATTTTCTGTTGTAACACTAATACAAAATATGAGAGTTAAGCCAACCTGTGAAACTATTACGTTCAGGGGCACTGTCATATAGCTACACCAGAACTGAACAAGAGCACTGCAAgttgttaaaaaaagaaaagaaaatgagagtcCCTGCAGATTGAAGTATTGGAGAATCCGGAAAATTagtcaagaaaataaaacaaagcatTCTTGAAAAGAGAGATGAAACCAACCCAGATGCCAACCGAATGATGATCATGTAATGGTTTCTCATGAAGCACGATCGTTCTTGGAATCCCCACTAGACaaacaaaatcaagaaaattcaTCTAATAAAAGCATGTGATAAGTGATAAGGCCTGATATAATCTTGAAAAATTGAATTCTTACCAATGTCCAAATAAACGTTGCCATTTCAAAGGCATTCTGCATGAACAGTagagaaaataagaacaaagaaCACAATCATGCAGCATGGCCCGACTACAAATAATGTGTTATCATTTTTTACCTGAAATATGACAAATTGTATCACCCATAACAGTATATCTGGTTTTTTGAACCAAAAAAGTTCATCACGTGGCTTTACTTGTGTCCGAGCAGATGGACCTGTCTGCTCCATAATTTCAAGTGCTAAAGTGGATACAACATGCTGAAGTTTTGTTCCTATCAACATGACAAGCTTTTACGAGTAGAGAAATCAGACCTTAAGGAAACTAAATTTCAATGGACTGTCTCATTTTGATTTGTTGAAATATCAAATTAGAATATACATACAATTGCAGGGATAAATGATAGCCAGAAGTATATATTCAGACCTGCAAATTCAGAAACTTAAATATCTGAGAAAGTTAAGCAAAGTCACTAACAATATGCAAATCTTCAATTCTGAAGAAAAGTTACCATGGATGTTCACGAAGATGCAGACTATGGCATAAATCCAAAGAGGCCAGctgcaaaattgaaaaaaagaaaaaaggttatTCAGCTCTAAGTTTTctcattgtttttctttaataaacCTTTGGTAGAAGTCTAAtgttgattagaaaaaaaaacattggtaTTTGCTACAACAACTTTGGAGTTTCTTACAGGAAACATCATTTCTATTGACTCCATTCCCTATGTTAATCACGAGCATTCTACGTTAACTAAgcaatttacttttaataagTTGCAGGGGTTTGCAACACACCAATTAAAAGGAGAAATCCATTTCAAAAGGGTTCATACCTTATTCCTAGAATGCCATGAAATTCATCTTCCATGCTTCGAACCATATATTGATGGAAATTATAAGACAACGGCAATTTGTGTTCCTGTAAATTTACAAAGCAGAGAACAATTAGACTAGTGGTGTGGATTAAAGCTAGTGAGGATGATGACAAACAAGTTAATCCTTAAATTCTTATAGTATGAAGATCTTTTAGGTGAAGAATGGCATGAATTTTTGTGATTTGTGAATGCAAAGTTACAGCTCAGTCCACCACGTTTAACATTTAGAAGGTTTCTTCAATATAGAAGAATTTAAAGATTAGGCCATCAGGGAATAGTAATGGACAAACAAATTTCCAGGCATGCATTAATTTATCCTAAATCCCTCAgcaaataaaaaacttacagTTATGAAACCTAAGCGGAGTGCAAGGTAATCTGATTTTTGTATAGAGCTTCTAAATTGCCGCACAAAACAGAGCTACAAGGTCAGATCACAAATTTTAATCCATCATTCAGACGTTCAAAATAAGCACAAGGCTGAGACTAACAAAAATTAGAATCAAGGAGGAAAGTCGCTAATAATTTCCGATCCATGAATATTTCCTTATCTTGTCATACTATATAAACCGAAAGATGTTTAGATAGTTCAATTGCTGGCGGAATGATCTATCAAAATGTCATCTCAGTAAAAATAAGCACACGAATAATTAAGGATGCTCTATTtatgttgatatatatattaccaTCCAGTTTAGGATTGGACTCCTGCTCCATGGATGAGAAGTGTGATGGAAAACAAATGTTGTCTGCCGCCTCATCACCTTGATTTTCTTTCCTGTTGAACAACAGTTAGTAAAAGTATAGGCCATATTACATGATGCAGAAGTTATTACATGAGAAACAAGCAAAAAAACCAAGCTTGGAGGGCTGTACCCTCAATCATTCGTTTATACATTGACAAGATTCCCATAGTGGTTGGTCAATGAAGTACCATTATATGCTATTTACCTTGCAAGTTTCCACCGGTTGCCATCGCAGCCTGATTTTCCCATCTGCGCCAACTATAGATCTACAAACACATGcaacaaagagaaaataaaggcATGCAAGCAAATTGCTGTATTGTGTGTCATTTGTGTCCagtaaaatatttcataaattgATCTCAGGTGCTCTATCAAAGGACATGAACCTGATaaccaaaaatagaaaacaacagCAACTAAGACAACGCCAAGTGATTGGAACAAAGATCTCTTATAAAGAAAATCACTTTCGTTGTTCCTAGTACACTATCAAAGGCTCAAACAAAGACTGTTAAT from Glycine soja cultivar W05 chromosome 8, ASM419377v2, whole genome shotgun sequence includes:
- the LOC114424408 gene encoding MLO-like protein 4 isoform X2, with protein sequence MLLGLISLLLAQSARWISEICVNSSLFSSRFYICSEQDLGINENIMHQSSSSSSSSSFPQEINSGAFNQCGEGHEPFVSYEGLEQLHRFLFVLGITHVLYSCLAVGLAMSKIYSWRRWENQAAMATGGNLQGKKIKVMRRQTTFVFHHTSHPWSRSPILNWMLCFVRQFRSSIQKSDYLALRLGFITEHKLPLSYNFHQYMVRSMEDEFHGILGISWPLWIYAIVCIFVNIHGLNIYFWLSFIPAILVMLIGTKLQHVVSTLALEIMEQTGPSARTQVKPRDELFWFKKPDILLWVIQFVIFQNAFEMATFIWTLWGFQERSCFMRNHYMIIIRLASGALVQFWCSYMTVPLNVIVSQMGSRCKKALVTESVRESLHSWCKRVKHKSKHDSLHSHTARSVCSLESTIDERDEITVVSGTLTRSSSLESLNQITVTSVDQLNFETSSNNPEKNSTKVAEYLSSESVYTNPPQPSHNRGEEAKAITLLDLFQKT
- the LOC114424408 gene encoding MLO-like protein 4 isoform X1, giving the protein MAEVLQRGRSLAETPTYSVASVVTLMVFVCFLVERSIYRFGQWLKNTRRKALFASLEKIKEELMLLGLISLLLAQSARWISEICVNSSLFSSRFYICSEQDLGINENIMHQSSSSSSSSSFPQEINSGAFNQCGEGHEPFVSYEGLEQLHRFLFVLGITHVLYSCLAVGLAMSKIYSWRRWENQAAMATGGNLQGKKIKVMRRQTTFVFHHTSHPWSRSPILNWMLCFVRQFRSSIQKSDYLALRLGFITEHKLPLSYNFHQYMVRSMEDEFHGILGISWPLWIYAIVCIFVNIHGLNIYFWLSFIPAILVMLIGTKLQHVVSTLALEIMEQTGPSARTQVKPRDELFWFKKPDILLWVIQFVIFQNAFEMATFIWTLWGFQERSCFMRNHYMIIIRLASGALVQFWCSYMTVPLNVIVSQMGSRCKKALVTESVRESLHSWCKRVKHKSKHDSLHSHTARSVCSLESTIDERDEITVVSGTLTRSSSLESLNQITVTSVDQLNFETSSNNPEKNSTKVAEYLSSESVYTNPPQPSHNRGEEAKAITLLDLFQKT